From the genome of Ananas comosus cultivar F153 linkage group 16, ASM154086v1, whole genome shotgun sequence, one region includes:
- the LOC109721890 gene encoding uncharacterized protein LOC109721890, whose product MAESVVKLPGSVVMGPEFASEMEITVQSDHTGNYVLLVYGHNTIEDVLVEILGRRRAGQVPKPRLFFNDLELQEQKTLADCGIKPGSVLHLKCTQRVLAQTDDFASPTKKVEKGYADSSSSVRLEGDGEMKIFVQSEYYGNYALEVENANTILEVFNTILPRGRLYEGPLPKLYFNGHQLERKNTLADYGIQDGSILHLEATAPRFSFMLGEREKPKVISGRKKIIITDRPSGIWNEEYDRLLINLLLKQISIGGEENILQGGEDFWCNIAAKFNESTSLQYEHKHLFKRFNSYRCDYPIVNRIRHHPKFSWDCQHDKVIATDAEWNEYIKQNPDVKLYREKEMPHFSLLKILFDKMKVLKLIVSNE is encoded by the exons ATGGCGGAATCTGTAGTAAAGCTGCCAGGCTCTGTCGTCATGGGACCAGAATTCGCCAGTGAGATGGAGATCACGGTGCAGTCGGACCATACCGGCAACTACGTTCTCCTAGTGTACGGCCATAACACTATTGAGGATGTGCTGGTCGAGATTCTCGGCCGCCGCAGGGCAGGGCAAGTGCCAAAGCCGCGGCTTTTCTTCAATGACCTAGAGTTGCAGGAGCAGAAAACCCTGGCAGACTGCGGAATCAAACCCGGCTCCGTGCTGCACCTGAAGTGCACGCAGCGGGTGTTGGCACAAACTGATGA CTTTGCTAGTCCTACAAAAAAGGTGGAAAAGGGCTATGCAGATTCCAGCTCTTCCGTGAGACTCGAGGGGGATGGTGAAATGAAAATCTTTGTGCAGTCAGAATATTATGGAAATTATGCGCTTGAGGTGGAAAACGCTAACACCATCCTGGAAGTGTTCAACACTATTCTTCCTAGAGGGCGGTTATACGAAGGACCGCTGCCTAAACTTTATTTCAATGGCCACCAACTGGAGCGGAAGAACACTCTGGCAGACTACGGTATCCAAGATGGATCAATCCTTCACCTTGAGGCCACAGCGCCCAGGTTCAGCTTTATGTTAGGAGA AAGAGAGAAGCCAAAGGTAATTTCGGgaagaaaaaagattataatAACAGATCGACCTTCAGGTATATGGAACGAGGAGTATGATAGATTATTGATTAATTTGTTGCTGAAGCAAATTTCAATTGGAGGGGAGGAAAATATACTACAAGGTGGAGAGGATTTTTGGTGCAACATAGCAGCCAAGTTCAATGAATCAACTAGCTTGCAGTATGAGCACAAACATTTGTTTAAGCGCTTCAATAGTTATAGATGTGATTATCCTATAGTGAACCGCATCAGGCATCATCCGAAGTTTAGCTGGGATTGTCAACATGATAAAGTAATTGCTACAGATGCTGAATGGAATGAATATATCAAG CAAAATCCCGACGTGAAGCTCTACCGAGAGAAAGAAATGCCACATTTTAGTTTATTGAAAATCCTGTTTGACAAGATGAAAGTATTAAAACTCATAGTTTCCAATGAATGA